Proteins encoded by one window of Chryseobacterium sp. POL2:
- a CDS encoding MFS transporter produces the protein MSELHHENYENLSDKQKNRTIWGVITASSLGTLIEWYDFYIFGSLAVVLATKFFPADNPTAAFLSTLATFAAGFVVRPFGALFFGRLGDIIGRKYTFLVTLLIMGFSTFLIGCVPSYETIGFMAPVLVLILRLLQGLALGGEYGGAATYVAEYAQANRRGYWTSWIQTTATAGLFISLIVILITKTTLSAEEFDAWGWRVPFWISILMVAVSYVIRKNMKESPLFAKAKSEGKTSKNPLKESFGNRFNFKFVLLALFGAAMGQGVVWYTGQFYAMSFLQKVMEVDSAQVDALMATALFLGTPFFVLFGWLSDKIGRKVIMMVGMLVAILSYRPIYDAMYKSIDLESKTVAANGITEKRVAKIHDKIVTDSLISFHKEITFTDGTILKKDSLIHWTPATNTNLDKKIEAPKVSQHVTVNDGTKWKLIFLIFIQVIFVTMVYGPIAAFLVEMFPVRIRYTSMSLPYHIGNGVFGGLLPAVATYLVTTRKDAGHASWYLEGLWYPIIVAGVCLIIGTIYLKNKNSIKE, from the coding sequence AGTCTGGCTGTAGTTTTGGCAACCAAATTTTTCCCAGCCGATAATCCTACCGCGGCCTTTCTTTCAACATTAGCAACTTTTGCAGCTGGTTTTGTGGTAAGACCTTTCGGGGCATTATTCTTCGGAAGATTGGGCGACATCATCGGCAGAAAATACACCTTCTTGGTTACTTTATTAATCATGGGGTTCTCAACTTTTCTTATTGGTTGTGTTCCAAGTTACGAGACTATTGGCTTCATGGCTCCTGTTTTAGTTTTAATCTTAAGACTTCTACAAGGTTTGGCACTAGGCGGAGAATATGGCGGCGCCGCAACTTACGTAGCAGAATATGCGCAAGCTAATCGCCGTGGATATTGGACATCATGGATACAGACAACAGCAACAGCCGGTCTATTCATTTCTTTGATTGTAATATTAATTACAAAAACAACTTTATCGGCAGAAGAATTCGATGCTTGGGGTTGGCGTGTTCCGTTTTGGATTTCAATTCTCATGGTTGCTGTATCCTATGTTATTCGTAAAAACATGAAAGAGTCTCCTTTGTTTGCTAAAGCAAAAAGCGAAGGAAAAACCTCTAAAAATCCGCTTAAAGAAAGCTTCGGAAACCGTTTTAATTTCAAATTCGTTTTGCTAGCATTATTCGGTGCGGCTATGGGGCAAGGCGTTGTGTGGTACACTGGACAGTTCTATGCAATGAGTTTCCTTCAAAAAGTAATGGAGGTTGATTCTGCGCAAGTGGATGCATTAATGGCAACCGCCTTATTTTTAGGAACGCCATTTTTCGTTCTCTTTGGTTGGCTATCCGACAAAATTGGCCGAAAAGTCATTATGATGGTCGGGATGTTGGTCGCCATATTATCCTACAGACCAATCTATGATGCCATGTACAAAAGCATCGATCTTGAATCAAAAACTGTAGCTGCCAACGGGATTACTGAAAAACGCGTTGCTAAAATTCATGATAAAATCGTTACAGATAGTCTTATAAGTTTTCATAAAGAAATCACCTTTACAGATGGTACGATTTTGAAAAAAGACAGTCTTATCCATTGGACGCCAGCTACCAATACAAATCTTGATAAAAAAATTGAAGCACCAAAAGTGTCACAACATGTCACGGTAAATGATGGTACAAAATGGAAACTGATTTTCCTCATCTTCATCCAAGTTATTTTCGTAACCATGGTATATGGCCCAATTGCAGCCTTCTTGGTGGAGATGTTCCCGGTGCGTATCCGTTACACATCGATGTCTTTACCTTACCATATCGGGAATGGCGTTTTTGGAGGATTACTACCAGCAGTTGCCACCTATCTAGTAACCACAAGAAAAGATGCAGGTCATGCAAGTTGGTATCTGGAGGGACTTTGGTATCCTATAATTGTTGCAGGTGTCTGTCTTATTATCGGAACCATTTATTTAAAAAACAAAAACAGCATCAAAGAATAA